The following proteins are encoded in a genomic region of Anabas testudineus chromosome 13, fAnaTes1.2, whole genome shotgun sequence:
- the laynb gene encoding layilin isoform X2, protein MDFMKLFGTVVAVLFHPGSASKINGQTICRSGTQRPCYKVSYIQDSRRRLTFEDARKACRSDGGELLSIETESEQRLIERFIQELQPGDGDFWIGLRRSPQRQKAGTASPGCSSQYYWLDGSKAMFRNWLWNEPSCVGEMCVALYHQPSAPRDKGHFLFQWNDDNCSSKNNFVCKYREEKAPVLTKEGNTAHAAPSLSPDSFSTTESAKRIKIGLPESSDDTLYVSYILYATIPALLLLMFAAAGFLCYRQHAKRRKTETDIYPNMPKPWMSTTASACPVQGPYAFSDITKLPHTVSDTSVTADIMAKFSFALSQKSQCDDYENLPTTIRESGFVTNDIYETCRPQSHSQAGWVENEIYG, encoded by the exons ATGGATTTTATGAAGCTGTTTGGCACCGTGGTCGCCGTTTTGTTCCACCCGGGATCCGCTTCTAAAATAAATG GCCAGACAATCTGTCGAAGTGGGACACAGCGCCCATGCTACAAGGTGTCCTACATCCAGGACAGCAGACGAAGGCTGACATTTGAGGATGCCAGGAAGGCCTGCAGGTCAGATGGAGGTGAGCTGCTCAGCATTGAAACAGAAAGCGAGCAGCGGCTGATAGAGAGGTTCATACAGGAGCTGCAGCCTGGAGATGGAGACTTCTGGATTGGGCTTCGTCGTAGCCCACAGCGCCAAAAGGCAGGGACCGCAAGCCCAGGTTGCTCTTCACAGTACTATTGGTTGGATGGAAGCAAGGCCATGTTCAG GAACTGGCTCTGGAATGAGCCATCATGTGTTGGTGAAATGTGTGTGGCTCTGTACCACCAGCCCTCTGCACCACGTGACAAAGGTCATTTCCTCTTCCAGTGGAATGACGACAATTGCAGCTCCAAGAACAACTTTGTCTGCAAATATCGAGAAG AAAAAGCACCAGTATTGACTAAGGAAGGAAACACAGCACACGCAG CTCCATCTTTGAGTCCAGACTCATTCTCAACCACAGAAAGTGCAAAAAGGATAAAAATAGGACTCCCTGAGTCATCAg ATGACACCCTGTATGTTTCCTACATCCTATACGCAACTattcctgctctgctgttgcTGATGTTTGCCGCTGCTGGATTCCTCTGCTACCGACAGCATGCTAAGCG gagaaagacagaaacagacatctATCCCAACATGCCAAAACCATGGATGTCAACAACCGCTTCAGCTTGCCCTGTACAAGGACCTTACGCCTTTAGTGACATTACCAAACTGCCTCACACTGTTTCGGACACCAGCGTGACAGCAGACATCATGGCAAAGTTCTCTTTTGCTCTTTCCCAGAAATCTCAGTGTGATGATTATGAGAATTTGCCAACCACGATCAGGGAGAGCGGCTTTGTGACCAACGACATATATGAGACCTGCAGACCTCAAAGCCACAGTCAGGCAGGTTGGGTGGAAAATGAGATCTACGGATAA
- the laynb gene encoding layilin isoform X1, whose product MDFMKLFGTVVAVLFHPGSASKINGQTICRSGTQRPCYKVSYIQDSRRRLTFEDARKACRSDGGELLSIETESEQRLIERFIQELQPGDGDFWIGLRRSPQRQKAGTASPGCSSQYYWLDGSKAMFRNWLWNEPSCVGEMCVALYHQPSAPRDKGHFLFQWNDDNCSSKNNFVCKYREEKAPVLTKEGNTAHAAPSLSPDSFSTTESAKRIKIGLPESSVSFSDDTLYVSYILYATIPALLLLMFAAAGFLCYRQHAKRRKTETDIYPNMPKPWMSTTASACPVQGPYAFSDITKLPHTVSDTSVTADIMAKFSFALSQKSQCDDYENLPTTIRESGFVTNDIYETCRPQSHSQAGWVENEIYG is encoded by the exons ATGGATTTTATGAAGCTGTTTGGCACCGTGGTCGCCGTTTTGTTCCACCCGGGATCCGCTTCTAAAATAAATG GCCAGACAATCTGTCGAAGTGGGACACAGCGCCCATGCTACAAGGTGTCCTACATCCAGGACAGCAGACGAAGGCTGACATTTGAGGATGCCAGGAAGGCCTGCAGGTCAGATGGAGGTGAGCTGCTCAGCATTGAAACAGAAAGCGAGCAGCGGCTGATAGAGAGGTTCATACAGGAGCTGCAGCCTGGAGATGGAGACTTCTGGATTGGGCTTCGTCGTAGCCCACAGCGCCAAAAGGCAGGGACCGCAAGCCCAGGTTGCTCTTCACAGTACTATTGGTTGGATGGAAGCAAGGCCATGTTCAG GAACTGGCTCTGGAATGAGCCATCATGTGTTGGTGAAATGTGTGTGGCTCTGTACCACCAGCCCTCTGCACCACGTGACAAAGGTCATTTCCTCTTCCAGTGGAATGACGACAATTGCAGCTCCAAGAACAACTTTGTCTGCAAATATCGAGAAG AAAAAGCACCAGTATTGACTAAGGAAGGAAACACAGCACACGCAG CTCCATCTTTGAGTCCAGACTCATTCTCAACCACAGAAAGTGCAAAAAGGATAAAAATAGGACTCCCTGAGTCATCAg TATCTTTTTCAGATGACACCCTGTATGTTTCCTACATCCTATACGCAACTattcctgctctgctgttgcTGATGTTTGCCGCTGCTGGATTCCTCTGCTACCGACAGCATGCTAAGCG gagaaagacagaaacagacatctATCCCAACATGCCAAAACCATGGATGTCAACAACCGCTTCAGCTTGCCCTGTACAAGGACCTTACGCCTTTAGTGACATTACCAAACTGCCTCACACTGTTTCGGACACCAGCGTGACAGCAGACATCATGGCAAAGTTCTCTTTTGCTCTTTCCCAGAAATCTCAGTGTGATGATTATGAGAATTTGCCAACCACGATCAGGGAGAGCGGCTTTGTGACCAACGACATATATGAGACCTGCAGACCTCAAAGCCACAGTCAGGCAGGTTGGGTGGAAAATGAGATCTACGGATAA